A genomic window from Periophthalmus magnuspinnatus isolate fPerMag1 chromosome 16, fPerMag1.2.pri, whole genome shotgun sequence includes:
- the si:ch211-105c13.3 gene encoding protein S100-A16 isoform X1, with amino-acid sequence MTEMEDAIKTVVMTYIKSSKGKENLDSSSFKKLVSKQLGGIMEDADSSSAIKEMQKGLDENSDGKVNFSEYLNLIGYLANAMSQKQCGSTEAAS; translated from the exons AAATGGAGGACGCCATAAAGACGGTAGTCATGACTTACATAAAGTCGTCCAAAGGGAAAGAAAACCTGGACTCCAGCTCCTTCAAGAAACTCGTGAGCAAGCAGCTTGGAGGCATCATGGAG GATGCCGACAGCTCCTCTGCAATCAAAGAGATGCAGAAAGGACTAGACGAAAACAGCGATGGAAAAGTCAACTTCTCGGAATACTTAAATCTGATTGGCTACTTGGCAAACGCTATGAGCCAGAAGCAGTGTGGTTCCACTGAAGCAGCTTCGTAG
- the si:ch211-105c13.3 gene encoding protein S100-A16 isoform X2 — protein MEDAIKTVVMTYIKSSKGKENLDSSSFKKLVSKQLGGIMEDADSSSAIKEMQKGLDENSDGKVNFSEYLNLIGYLANAMSQKQCGSTEAAS, from the exons ATGGAGGACGCCATAAAGACGGTAGTCATGACTTACATAAAGTCGTCCAAAGGGAAAGAAAACCTGGACTCCAGCTCCTTCAAGAAACTCGTGAGCAAGCAGCTTGGAGGCATCATGGAG GATGCCGACAGCTCCTCTGCAATCAAAGAGATGCAGAAAGGACTAGACGAAAACAGCGATGGAAAAGTCAACTTCTCGGAATACTTAAATCTGATTGGCTACTTGGCAAACGCTATGAGCCAGAAGCAGTGTGGTTCCACTGAAGCAGCTTCGTAG
- the s100t gene encoding S100 calcium binding protein T, with the protein MGGVKGVFKTCPSSGPASVAFPLFLCSFDRKASTHPSLRMSLPNLENASTLESAMQLMIQTFHKYSGNEGDKYTLSRAELKELLTTELGNYLGNAQDKEAVDKVMGDLDSNNDGEVDFTEFIILVGALTVACNDFFLEYNEKDQKKK; encoded by the exons ATGGGAGGAGTGAAGGGGGTATTTAAGACATGTCCCAGTTCTGGACCAGCATCAGTtgcctttcctctctttctctgcagtTTTGACCGCAAAGCCAGCACTCACCCTTCACTCAG aATGTCTTTGCCTAACCTTGAGAATGCCTCCACCCTGGAGAGCGCCATGCAGCTCATGATCCAGACCTTCCACAAATACTCTGGAAACGAAGGAGACAAATACACACTGAGCCGAGCCGAGCTCAAAGAGCTGCTCACCACAGAGCTGGGCAACTACCTAGGG AATGCCCAAGACAAAGAGGCAGTGGACAAAGTCATGGGAGACCTGGACTCCAACAATGATGGAGAGGTAGACTTCACCGAGTTCATCATCCTGGTCGGAGCTCTCACTGTGGCCTGCAACGACTTCTTCTTAGAATACAACGAAAAGGACCAGAAGAAGAAGTGA